ATTAAAAATATTGAAACTACTATTAGCAATACTGCAGAAAATGAAGTTTATGATAGAATTTTTGAAGATTATTTCCAAAAAGCTTATGCCCCAGAGATACTTAAGCAGCTGAATATTATCTCCAGCATGATTAAAGATGAGAATGATGAGGAGCTGAAAGAGTTTTTTGCCATTGGGCTATTATCTATAATGGAGGATGTTAGTAAGATAAGAAAGCATGGCTCCCATTATCGTTTCTTAGATAACGTAAATAGCGTTGGACTACAAAAGCTCAACATATCAGTCATCAAGGATAGTGCTAATATTTACACTGTATTTAGCAACAAACTCGTTGAAATCGCAAACGATGTTTTTTCTACTGGCGGCAACCCAGCAGGAATTGCCACTATACTTAATGAATCAGCATTGCATACTAGCCTCGAAGATTCCTCAGTCGACTTCGTGATTACTAGCCCACCGTACCTTAATAGAAACAATTATATAGCTCAGCAAAAAGCAGAACTAGATATCTTAGGAATAATTAAAGACAAAAAAGAATACACCAAGCTAGTTAAATCATCGTTTAGATCACACACTGACAGCGAGTTAAATTTTAAGCTTGCCACCCATATACCAGAAGTAGATAAAATCATTTCGAGTATTAGTCTTGAAGAAGGAAACAATCCTAAGATCCCGCACATGATATGCGGATACTTTCAGGACTTAGACGACTCATTAGCCGAAGTCATGAGAGTATTGAGAAAAGGTGGAAAAGCGGCCTTTGTTGTAGGGAATACTCGCTGGGGCGGAATAGTAGTACCAATTGATCATATACTCGCTTTACTTGCAGAAAAGCATGGCTTCATAATTGAAGACATCTTCATAACTCGCTTAAAAGGCAATAGTCCTCAACAGATGAAAAAATATGGAAAGATTGCCGTGCGTGAATCAATCGTAATTTTTAAAAAATAATTTTTTTACAGAGACAGGCTTAGGGCAATACTTAAGTCTGTCTCTTCTTTTTTTCTACAATCAAGTTCATCAATCAAGAAACGAGTCAATGGGTTAGTATCGGATGGTAATGGCTCATAATCGGAATCCACCAGTTCCTCAGACCCAAAGAAATGGTCATATCCGGCAAACTGGAGCATATGTATGTATTTCCTAGGAGTTCTTTTTGTAACACCCCAGTTTCCATCTAAAACAGAAATCCATATATAATATTTAGGATTTAAAGTAAAAACACTTCCCACTAAAGTGGAACGGTATAGTATACCCCTAGAGACCTGCTCTTTCGCTCGGTTCTGAATGTTTTTACCGTGTTGATCACGCCCTCCCCCAGATGCTTTACATTGGATGTAGACAGGACATTTAAATTTTTCTGAAAACAGAACAAAATCTTCCGACATAAGTGTGTTTTCCATACCTAATTGGTGTAAAAAGGATGGAACCGAAATATCATGAGCTATTCCCCCTTCAAAACTCAGCTTAGCATCGGTCAACGATATTTCAACTAAAGACTCTAAAGGATTAAAATAACTTCTTGATTGTTCTAAAGCATTCCAATTTCTTTTCCTAAAGTTATTCCACTCTGCCCCTCCTTTTCTCTTTGAACGATTAAGGCATAGGGCTGCAATTCTACTGTTTACTAAATCAGGGTGATCTACTGGTGGATTTTGCCCCTTAATCTTATCAGCAATTTTATATCTTAAGAGACCGGTTGGAGGATTGAAATCTTCACCCTTAAGCTCGATTGCATGCCACTCTAATGATAATTGCTCCCAAAAGCTTTTATGTTTCAGGGCAACTGAGTCTGGATTGATCTTGAGAATATTCAGCTCAAATACTCCTGATGGTTCCCAAACAAAAATGATATCATCAAAAAAGTATTTGAATGCTTCTAGTACATACGGTAGCCAAGAATCCTTACTACCTCCTATCACAAGTACTACTCTGCATTGAGGATATGCGTACTTGATAAGTGCAAGCTCTCCTACTTTTAGTTGCAGCTTATTCTCGTTACTGTGCCCTTTTGTATCTGGATCAGTATATGTAACTGATACGATTACTTCAGGTGCTTCTTTACTGGGATATATGCTATCCATCTGCACATCATAACCATGGTGTGAATGGTAAACTACTCTGCCTGAATCCCAACCTAATATCTCCTTTATCTCTTTTTCTAAACTACCTCCTCTTATCTGAACTTCTTTAAGTCGTTTCGATTGTGCTTGCCAAGCTGCTGTTATATCACTAGATCCTGGATCTGTTACGGCAACTTCAACCAGAGCACCACAACTTTCGCACATTGAGTTTTTAGGCATTTGCAAATAGGACTCAAAGCAAACGGCACATTTATATAACATAGAGGCTTGTTCAGTTGAAAGTTTAGCTAGCAATATGCGCTTAATTCGCTAACCAAATTAACAACAATAGATTATAACAAAATTTTATTGATATATTACAATATTTTATATAGATTTTTTTATATGCTTATATCTCGCATTAGTTTTCATTCGGTAATGAGTATTACAACACTATATTAGGTCCTACTTATAATAACGATAAAAGTCTCCATCACTTGATCGAGGAATCAGGGTGTTTCAATTGGCAGTCACACGGGAACGAATAGCAGCCAGCAAGCCAGGAGCTGATTCTTCATTTCTATCTAACGTCCTGAGTGCGGCTAGGTACCAGCGAGTCAGCTTACCAGCATACCATTCTTTTCGGTAAGGCTTTTTAAAAGCTTTTTGTAAGCTAATGCTTCTTTTGTAGAAAGGTACAACTGCACCAAAAGGCCCTGCAACGTATTGCGTTTCGTATTTCACCCCCAGTGCAACTCGGTGAGCAAAGTAGGGGGAGCCACAGCAGCTGTACAGTGTCTTTGCTCGCCGCCCTGATAGTGGGCATTTAAAAAGAAAATAAGCCCCCCGTCCTAAGTTAGACGCAACAGCCTCAAGCTCTATTACATAATTATAGGGGATTCCATAAGCAGAGTAGCATAACCGTAACCAGCCCGCTGCCTCATACACAGATAATTCACAAGCAATCTTAGCATTTTCTGCGCCTGTATAGGGGTTGTAAAATGTCAGGGTAAAAGCATAATTACCCGGCTGTAGGTAGCCCCAGCGGCGCAAGTCGGCTAGGTGAATCTTCTGAGTGAAGTCGGTTGTAGGTGGATAAGTTCGGAGGCGAGGCATAGTGGATTTTAGGAAACCGAAATAAGTAGGGAACATTCACTGCGGCCTGTGTAACTAACATTATCAGGTATCCCAGCTAGGGGGGTAGCCCGGCCATTCAGCCAGCAAAATATCCGCAAGGTCAAGACAGGCTTTTTTCTCATCAGGGTTAACCAACTTTTCTAGTTCGGCTGATACTTTCACATCAAAACCCTGTGCTCGTAACTTTTCGGCCCGTTGCTGCCAATTATCGAGACTGCCCGCGTCAGGAAACAATGTTAACCGGCGACCCTTCACCGGAGCCAGGCGCTCAGCAGTCAGATAAGACTGTCCCATGGTTGCCAGCCAAATAAACTCAGGCCAGTAGGGAGCGCAAAGCATAGCCGTTTTGGCGCTTTCTACTAAAGCGACGAGCTGCCCGGCGGGGGCTGTATCAAGTTGAGGCAACCCAAACAGACACGGACTTTTCTGTCCGTGTTGTTTATAGTTTGGCAACCAGTCCGGTGTGGTTTGGCCTTTCTTATGACAACGGTGAGCCAGGGCAGTATGCACCCACGTCGTACAACGCTGGGGGCTTTTGACCGTGTGCCCGCTTTCATCATACAACACCACTTGCCCACCCCGAACTTGCCCGCGCTCATCCAGTAGCCTTAGACGCACGTCTGGGTGGCTTATTTGTTTTTGAGCCCTACACTAAGGCTTATATATAGGCAATGCTTGACGCGGCCATGCCGAAGGCGCGTAGCAAGGTTTGCAGATGCTGCTCATTTACGTCCGGCACGGGCTGGCTATCGGGCTCGGCCTCTAGGACCAGGGCAATATCTGAAGCGGCAACCTGTCCGAACCCCATCGTCCACTCGCCAAACCGGCGGTCCGGCATTGGTCCTTCCCCGACGGTAACTACCTGCCGGTGGCGCGTATCGGCCTGAATCCGCGCGTAGAGGGTTCGCACCTCGGCTTCCGGCCCTTCCAGCACTTGCACGAAGCGTCCCTCGCTGTACAGCAGCAAGCCGGTAATCTGGTGCTCGGCGTTATACTGCTGGGAGTAGTACAGAATCTCTTGTAGCCCCTCATGTGTCAGCGGCTGCACGGTTTGGCTACGGTACAGGATTTGGTAAATGCTCGTATCCAATCGGTGCAGGACTTCCTGTAGCGTAAGCATGCCGCGCTGGTACTGGTACAGCAACTGCTTCTCATACCGGCGAGGAGTCAACGGAGTATTAGCAGTGAGGGCCACGGCCCACGCAACGGCGCGCTGGCGCTGGGCTTCTGTGTAAAGGACGGAATATTTCATTCCCGGCTTGTACGCTAGTAATACGCTGCTGAGTTGAGGGAAATACAGGGGGTAAACCATGTGTATTCTTCACGCAGTAGTTGGGGTAAAACTACTTCCTTCCTAGTCAGGATTTTGCACGTCTGAGCTGTTTAGGAGCAGAGCCTAAGTTGGCGCCTGATTGTGCGGAGAACTGGCCGTCAATCGTACATCTGTTTCCCCGTATCTTTCGGAATTACGCACCTTCTGCTTCTTATCCCTATATGTTTTCTCCACCCGAAGCAGAAGCGACGCTACTAGAGGCCGAATTGCTGGTTCGGCTGTTTCCCAGCGGAGGAGAAATAGGGGAGCAAATTTACCGGCTCGACTGGTCGAAAACCCTTCTTGGACCGGTGCGCGGCTGGCCCCAAGGCTGCGTACGGCCTTGCGCATCATGCTTGGCTTCTCTTAGCGCTTACATAATCCCATACTAACCTAACGGGTAAACGTATGCCAAGAAAGCGGGGCTAACCCTGCTCAAAGGCTAAATACTACATTAGAATGCTGAGTGGCCTTTGGGGCCCCTTAAAACGCCAAACTTACCCTCTGCGCGAAGAAGCTTGTCTTTATCTATTGGAATTCGTTTTCTTGTATGAAGCAACTATTTTGGCTGGCCGGCTTTAGCCTTAGCGTAGCCGCCTGCCGCCCCGACGCTCCGGCCTCCGCGCCGGTGGCCCGCAACCACGACAACCTGCCCGCCGGCCCGTTTCGCTCCGCCGACGCCGACCAGGCAACTGCCCAGGACACGCTGCACACGGCCGACGGCTCGGTGCTCCACGTCACGCCCGTGACAGCCGACTACTTTGCCCGCTTACCGGACCCGCTGGGCCGCTACCTCGATAGCACCCTAACGGCCGAAAGCGGGCGGGTGCGCCGGGAAAACGACGACCTGATTTTCCGGCCGGAGCAGGGCCCCGAGGTGCGCTTGCACACGGTGTTGTCGGGCCCAGGAGGCCCGGATGACCCTACGGGGCGGGCCGTACACTCGTATTGGGCGGAGCTGCCTACGGCCCACCAGTGGGTAGTGGCAACACAGGAGGAAAACCGCCAGGTAACCACGCTCATTGACCAGCGTACCGGCCAGCGCACCGAGGTAGTAGGTGAGCCGACCGTGTCGCCGGATGGGCGCTACCTTATCGGGGTGAAAAGCGACCAGACCAACGACGGCAGCGACGAAAGCGCCACCGGGATTCAGCTGTTCCAGCTCGGCGACGGGCCCCCACGCCTACTCTGGACCCGCCAAACTCTGCACTGGGGAGCCACCCGGGCCCGTTGGAGCGGCCCCCGCACGGTGGTACTGGAACAGGAACGCACCCCGCCCAGCCAGGAGGAAGAAGGCCCGCCGCCTACCTACGTCGAGGTAACGGTGCCGGACCCGAAAGACTAGTCACTACTGGCCTGCTTATTTCCGACTCTATGCTCCTGGGTGTTTACTGGTATTATGGCTTTCCCGAAGGCCTCTACCACTACGACTTTTTCACGTATCAGCCCGGTACCGGCGGCATGGCCGGGGGCCCGGCCGAGCTGACGACTACTGTACGGGCAGCCAACCCAGCTAGCCTGCTGACCGCCGTGCAAGCCGTGGCCGCCCGGTATCCGCAGATGGAGCTGCTGGCCCAGGCGCACGGCTCCCTGCTACGCCTCACGCTGGGCGGCTGGGCCCTACCCGACTACGCCTTTTTCGTAGCCACCCAATTAGAAACTGTTCTGCACCAGCACGAAGCTACCCGTACTGCGGAGCCGCTCCCCGCTGACGTGCCCCTGCTACGCCTGGACCGGCCCGCCGACGACACGCCGCCTTACCGCTACGGCGGCATCTTCGCGGCTGTCAGCTCGGGGCCCAAAAAGCACCAGGCCGAAACCGCGTCCCTGCGCCTCGACTGCCACCTGCTGCTTGGGCATCAGGAAGACTTCCTCAAGGAGCTGGACGCGCTATGCCCCGCATTTGGACTGGATGTGCTGCATTACCTCGACCAGGAAGTAGCTACCCAGGTAAACCTGATGTTGTTTTTCGGCAACGGCCGGCAGGGCGTGGGCGGTGCGCCGCTGCGCTACACCAACGTAGACGCGCTGGCCAACGCCGTGGAATTACTTATGGTGGACTACGACGCGCACCGCGGCCATCGGGGCTCCTACCCCACCCACTATCCCCGCCGCGGCCCTCACGTGGTAAGAGTAGTAGATGCGGAGTTTGTGCTCTGAACAGGATGCTGGCGAGTTGCTACCCAAAGCGGCTGACAGCCTCCTTTTTATCTTGCTACCCAAGTTTGCCTACCTACCCGGTTGGCCCATAGTTACCGGACCCCTTCTATACTTCAACCCATGCTGCTACCGATCGATTTCGATGCCCGGAATTTCTGGGCAGACAGTGACTATGCTACCAAGAAACATACGGAGGCTCCACCCACCGACGAGCTGATTGTCCGGGTAGAAACCGACCTGGGCTACCGGCTGCCGGCTTTCTACGTGGCGCTGATGCGCACCCGCAACGGCGGCATTCCGCACAAGACCTGCTTCCCGACCACCGAGGCGACCAGCTGGGCCGACGACCATGTGGCCATTACCAGTATCAGTGGCATCGGCTACGAGAAGCCGTACGCGCTGTGCGGCAGCCTGGGCAGCCAGTTTATGCTGGAGGAATGGGGCTACCCGGCCATCGGGGTGGTAGTCTGCGACTGTCCTTCGGCCGGCCACGACCTGATTATGCTCGATTACCGCGCCTGCGGGCCCGAGGGGGAGCCGGCCGTGGTCCACGTTGATCAGGAAAGTGACTACCGGGTTACGTACCTGGCGCCCGACTTCGAAACGTTCATTCGCGGCCTGGCCGAAGAATCCACCTTCGAGCAATAGCCTTCAGGTGATTTGCACGTGCTGGTCAGCTAGGGCTGCTGCCCGGCGTTGCGCTGCTAGCTACCGAACCGGCACTTAGAAGAAGGCCAAAATATAACTATCCGTGTGGGGTGGCTCGGCTGCCACAGGCCACATGCCCACCCTCCTTATTAAGCAACCCATGACTGCCTCTTTCCGCTTTGCCACGCTGGTTTTGCTCGTTACTGCCTGCCGCCCGGATACGCCTGCCACCGAGCAAGCTACGTCACCGACTGTCCCAACTCCGGCACCAAGCACGCCGCCCCCATCCGCTAAGGCTGGCCCCACCGACACACTGCACCTGCCTGGGGGCCAGCTCGTACAGCTCCATCCGGTTTCAACTGCCACCTTTGCCCAGTTGCCCACCAGCAAGCTACCCGAAATGCTCAACGACTCTACGGCCGAGCACCTGGAAACCACGCAGGGCCAGGTACGCCGGCAGGGCCTTGACTTGCTGCTTCAGCCCGCGCAGGGCAAGGTCGTCAAGCTTTCCTCGACGCCCGAGGCGGAGTTTACGTTGCAAAATGGAGAGGCAGTACGCTACCAGTACTGGGGCAGCCTGCCCGCGGCGCACCAATGGGTGGTACGGGCCTGGTACTGGGAGGCATCGGGCACAGTGCTGGTCGACCAGCGCACCGGGCGCTCCGTGGAGCTCATCGGCGACCCGGTAGCCTCGCCCGATGGCAAGCTGGTGCTGCTGACCAGCCCCGGCCTGAGCGGCGGCGACCAGGCCAACGCCTTGGGTCTGGTGCAAATTGGAGCCGACGGCCCACACCAGCTCTGGCAGCGGGAGCCGACAACCTGGGAACCCGCCGAAGCCCGCTGGTCCTCGTCCAACCAAGTAGTGCTGCAACTGCGCCACCCCGATGCAGAAGGCATCATTGCCGAAGACGCGCCGGTAACCTATGCCGAGCTGACGCTACCTGTGGCCCACTAAGCCCGCTGCCTTATGCGTATCTGCCCACTTCTGCTGTCGGCCACTGGCCTGCTGCTAACGGCCTGCCACAACGACCAGCCAGCCGAAAAGCCCCTGCCCACCGGCCCTTTGCTCGATGCAGTGCCCACGGGCTACCGCCCCACTGACCGGCAGGATACGCTGGAGAGCTACTACGCGCCCTACGAGGCCTACGAGGATAGCACCTTTCAGCTCGACACCACTTACCGCAGCCTGGCGCTGGTGCGAGTGCGCTTCGTGTCCGCTTCGACCCTGCGCCGCACTCACCTCGACACCCTCACGTTCCGGCACCTGCACACCGAGCTGGGCTTCGACAACCAAACCGGCTACTTCTGGGACCTTACCCCGCAGCCTAACAGAGCCGACTCCCTGGCCGAGGGCGCAGACGGCACGCCGCTCAAACTGTTCTCGACCTACACCGTTCGCCTTATTCTAACCGAGTACCGGCGCCGGCGCAACACGGGCGTGGCCTATGACCGCAACAGCTACCTCATGGACTACCCGTTTCAGCCGGTAAGCGTGGCCAAAGTCAGTGACTCGGTGTTGTACGTACGAGCTTTTCTCTACCGCGCCCGGGTTCCCCAGCCCTCGGTAGTTTATCCCGATTACCCCAGTAGCCGCCCGCAGCGGCGCATTCCGCACGTAGCCGACCAGCCCGACACCACCCGGCTGGCAACCCTGCGCTTCAGCTTCCGCCAGCTCCACCGCTCCGCCGACGACGATTAGTTGCTGGCTGCTCCTACTTTGCCCCATTCGTGCCCTGGCCCTACTGGCTGGAAGGTTGAACACCCGTAAACCGCCGCGCCCCGGCCGCCAGCAAGCCGTAGCAGACCAGCAGCCCGAGCACGTTATAGGGTATTGACAAGGCGACAATCAGCCAGCCCAGGGCCAGCCCGTCGCGGCAGCCGTGTAGCAGCAGCGTAGGCAGCCAGTCGGGGGGAAAGTAGCCGGCCCGCATGTCGTGCCAGTACCAGAGCATACCACCCAGCGGCGAGGCCACGGCTACGGTCGCCAACGCCAGCAGGGCGACTATTCCCGCCCGGCCCCACCCTCCGCGCCGCGCCCAGGAGTTCAGCGTTAATGCCGCCAGGGGGCCAAAGCAAGCGCAACACAGGGTAATGTAGGCCAGCGGATGTGCTTCGTGGTAGAGCAGCATTAGGTACCAGGCCCCAAACACGTGGCCGTTCGGCAGCAGGACCCGCAGTACGTAATAGCCGGCCACAGCCAGCACCCAGCTGGTGAGCGTGAAAAAAAGTATCCGTCGGAACATATTACTCAAAGAAGCAACCCAGCACCGGCCGCTACGATTTACTGGCTTTTCCCTCTGGGCCGGCCGGAGTTTATTCAAGGGTTGGCCCCAATGCTGTTTCAGCCTCGACGCTGCTCTGCCCTACTTGCCGGCCGCTCGGTTATTGGTTGTACTGCAGCTGGTCGGGAGGAAGGTGGGCGAAGTACAGCGTGTCGCCCTCGCCACTGATGACGTAAGCCGGTACCCGCTGACTAACGCGCCGGTAGGTACCATCGGCCGTCAGATTGCCGCCAAACAGACAGTCCTGGGTGTAACCGGGCACACTGGCCACTGTGGCACCGGCCGGCGTGAAGGCAATGCGCAGTCGGCAGCCGTGCTCATCCTCCGGTGCTTTGGCCGAATAATAGGCGGTCTTGCCCCGCAGCGTGGCCCGGCCCAGCACATTGATCAGGTGGTAGGCCGGGGCCCCGTCGTTGGCATCAAGCTGGAAGAGCACGGTCGAATCCGACTCGGGGTACACCGTCAGGATGCCGCCCGCCTCCTCGGCCGCCGCTGCTCCCCAGCGGTACTCTCCGGCATACGTAGTGGTGGCTGGCTGCGCCGGGCCGGACGGCGCAGCGGCGGCAGCTTTCGGGGCCGCAGGAGGCGGAGTACTGGTATCGGGTTGGCCGGTGCAGCCGGCCAGAGTCAGAGCTATACCTAAGAATCGGCTTGTTGGTCGGGGCAGAAATAAGAGCACAGCGCAGGTAATAAATTAAAGTGGATTATTGCTTGAAAACCGCCGCGAAAGGCGGGCTAGTACGAATCGGTTCTACTTACACGCGGTAAAGACTGAAGCAGCCGTAGTCGGTACGAACTCCCAGGCCGCCGCGCATAAAGCGAAGCTTGGCAGACTTGACGCAGTGCGCGAGGCGAAACCGCTGCCGACACTGCCAAGTGGTTGCGTCGTAGAGCTCCACCCACGTACCTCGCAGCAGGGCCAGGTACGATTGGTCGGCGTTGAGGCAGCAGGCCAGAATGCTGGGCCACTCCTCGCCCCCATGCAGCGGCGACTCCACCTCTCGGCCCCCTTGCAGGTCGAAACAGCGCAATGCTTTGCTATGGGCCTCAAGCAGCAACAGCAGCTGGTCGTTGGCGGCGAAGGCCAGTTGCCGCACCCGGCCGAAGTCGCCAGTAAACGTGTGGCGTAAGGCTCCGTCGGTAGCACTGCGGACCTGGATTTTCCCCGGCTCGGTGTGCAGGGCCAGCAGCTCTCCGCTGTGGGCCAGGGCCGCCGCAAACAGCACCGAGCCACGGTCTAGCTGCGTGGTAAACGGCAGCCGAAACAAAGGCCGCCGGTCAGCCTCCAGCACGACCAACTCCTGGTTGGCCGCATAGGCTGTGCGGCCCGCCGCCGTAGCCACGAAGCTGCTCGGTGACCGGCCGCGGGCACTCAACGGCTCAAACTGCTTACGGGCCAAGTCATAGGTTACAATCGAATGGTCGAGGTTGAGTACCAGCGCGTGCCAGGCAGGTTGGTAATGCATGTCCCAGGCCAGAATAACAGGGAGCGGAATAGTGGCCTGCTGCTGCCCGGCATCGTCGAGGTGGACCAGGAAATCCTGCTGGTCGGCGGGGGCGCGAAACCAGCCGTGCTGGTAAACAAACCTACCCGCCGGCGTGTCGGCTAGGGCCAAGCTGCCCGTATAGCCACCCCCGATATAGCTGTGTAGCAGCGGCTGCCCGGGCGCAGCGGCGGGATTGTGCCCCACGAAACCCTGTTTGAGCCGGGTCCACTCCTGCCGTTCCGCGTAAGCAGCCGCCTCCGGGGCCGTGGCAAACTGCTTTTCCGTGCGCCGGCTCCGACCTGGTTTCCCGGTTTCCATTACGACCCGGGTATCGGCCACCGTCAGGGTGCAGGTAGTATTCGTCTGCTGGTTCCAGAGGTGATGCATCATACGCGGCAGGCGGTAGGTATAGGCAGGGAGCTATGGAGCGGGGCAGATACTGCTGCGGAATCAAGCCAAATCTAACAGAATCACGGTAAACGCCCTGCCCATATTGGCATAGCCAGTGCCAACTTCTGAAGCATCCACACACCACGGCCCCTCCACCGACGCACAAACAGGGCGCTGGTAGAGGGGCCGTAGGAACCGGGCCAGAGGCGCCTACTGAAGCGCGGCCGCTACCGCCGTTGCCAGCGGCGTCGTGGGGCGGCCAATGAGCTGGGAAAGCTGGCGGCTGTCGTCGAACAGGGCCCCTTCGGCAGCATTGGCATCCCAGCCAGCAATACCGTGGGCAAAGCCTTCGGGCACGCCAAAGCTGGTCAGGGCAGCAGCGTAGTCGCCTACCGGCAAGTCGCGGTAGGGAATGTCTTTGCCAGTCTGACTCGAAATCTCGGCGGCCAGCTCAGCCAGCGTGTACGATTCGTCGCCGGCCAGCTCGTAGGTTTTGTTATCATGCCCAGGGCCAGTCAGCACGGCCACGGCGGCATCGGCAAAATCGGCGCGGGTGGCGGAAGAAATCCGGCCTTCCCGGGCACTGCCAATAAAGGCCCCGCCAGCTACGGCCCCATGCACCGAGCCGGTATAGTTTTCCGTGTACCAGCCATTGCGCAGAATCGTGAAGGTCAGGCCCGAGGCTTTCAGGTCGGCTTCCGTAGCCCGGTGCTCTTGGGCCAGGCTAAGCGCCGACGTATCGGCGTGCAACACGCTGGTGTACACCACGCGGCTCACACCGGCCTGCTTGGCTGCCGCAATGACGTTGCGGTGCTGTGTGACGCGCTGCCCTACTTCGCTCGAAGAAATCAGCAGGAGCGTATCGATGCCGGCCAGGGCCGCGTCGAGGGTGGCGGGTTGGTTGTAATCGGCTTCCCGAACTTCCACGCCCAGGTCAGCGGCTTTGGCCGGATTACGAACCAGGGCCACAATCTGGTCGGCGCCTACCTGAGTTTGGAGTTTTTCGATGATGAGACGGCCCAGCTGACCCGTGGCACCGGTGATGGCAATTTTCATGGTTTCGTCGATTAAATAATGAACGAAACAAAAGTAGGTGGTATACTTACGCAAAGTAAGTACGCACAGAAAGGTAAGTATGAAAAAAGTTAGTCAACCACCAGCCGCCCCCGTCCTCACCCTCACCGATAAGTTACAGCGGGGCGACTTGCTGTCGGCGGGCTGCCCGTCTCGCACGGTGCTCAAGCACATTACCAGCCGCTGGGGCGTGTTGGCCCTGATGGTACTAGATGGCGAAACCCGCCGTTTCAGTGAGCTGCGGCGCCAGATTGATGGGGTGAGTGAACGGATGCTGGCTCAAACGCTGCAGTGGCTGGAAGCCGACGGGCTGGTGAAACGTGTGGCCTACGACGTGGTGCCGCCCCACGTAGAGTACAGCCTGACGCCCCTGGGCCAGCAGGCAGCCCAGAAAGTGCGTGCCCTAGCCGATTGGATAGAAGTGAGTTTCCCCGACGTTTTGCAGCACTGGAATAAAGCCGAAGCCGCGACACAGGCGGTTCCAGCCGACCTCCAGTAGCCTGCTTGTTTGCCCGCAGGCCAACAATTACTGACTAAGCTAAGCCGGGCGAATGGATGACTGGCGGATAATCAGCTGGGTGGGCAGCACCTGCTGGCTTAGCCCAATGGCTGGCTCGGCCGACGGCTGGAGCTCTTCCAACAGGATGTCGATGACGTTTTTGGCTATGCTCTCCACCGGTTGGGCAATGGCGGTAATGGCCGGGGTATAGAGCCGAAACAGGTCGTGGTCATCGTAGGAAATGACGGCCAGATCGGCCGGAATCCGGCGCTGCAATTGGGCAATGGCCTCCAGACCATAGATGGTCAGGTAGTTGGTGGCAAAGATTATAGCGTCGCACTCGGGCATATCCCGAATAAAGTCGTGGATGTCGGCCACGACTTTCTCGGTTTCCTTCGTCACGACTACGCGCTTTACCTGGGCGGGCAGATTGTGTTCCTGCAGGGCCTGGGTATAACCACGCAGCCGCTCCTCCATC
Above is a genomic segment from Hymenobacter cellulosivorans containing:
- a CDS encoding DUF6371 domain-containing protein; the encoded protein is MRLRLLDERGQVRGGQVVLYDESGHTVKSPQRCTTWVHTALAHRCHKKGQTTPDWLPNYKQHGQKSPCLFGLPQLDTAPAGQLVALVESAKTAMLCAPYWPEFIWLATMGQSYLTAERLAPVKGRRLTLFPDAGSLDNWQQRAEKLRAQGFDVKVSAELEKLVNPDEKKACLDLADILLAEWPGYPPSWDT
- a CDS encoding BLUF domain-containing protein codes for the protein MKYSVLYTEAQRQRAVAWAVALTANTPLTPRRYEKQLLYQYQRGMLTLQEVLHRLDTSIYQILYRSQTVQPLTHEGLQEILYYSQQYNAEHQITGLLLYSEGRFVQVLEGPEAEVRTLYARIQADTRHRQVVTVGEGPMPDRRFGEWTMGFGQVAASDIALVLEAEPDSQPVPDVNEQHLQTLLRAFGMAASSIAYI
- a CDS encoding SMI1/KNR4 family protein; this encodes MLLPIDFDARNFWADSDYATKKHTEAPPTDELIVRVETDLGYRLPAFYVALMRTRNGGIPHKTCFPTTEATSWADDHVAITSISGIGYEKPYALCGSLGSQFMLEEWGYPAIGVVVCDCPSAGHDLIMLDYRACGPEGEPAVVHVDQESDYRVTYLAPDFETFIRGLAEESTFEQ
- a CDS encoding WD40 repeat domain-containing protein — translated: MMHHLWNQQTNTTCTLTVADTRVVMETGKPGRSRRTEKQFATAPEAAAYAERQEWTRLKQGFVGHNPAAAPGQPLLHSYIGGGYTGSLALADTPAGRFVYQHGWFRAPADQQDFLVHLDDAGQQQATIPLPVILAWDMHYQPAWHALVLNLDHSIVTYDLARKQFEPLSARGRSPSSFVATAAGRTAYAANQELVVLEADRRPLFRLPFTTQLDRGSVLFAAALAHSGELLALHTEPGKIQVRSATDGALRHTFTGDFGRVRQLAFAANDQLLLLLEAHSKALRCFDLQGGREVESPLHGGEEWPSILACCLNADQSYLALLRGTWVELYDATTWQCRQRFRLAHCVKSAKLRFMRGGLGVRTDYGCFSLYRV
- a CDS encoding SDR family oxidoreductase; its protein translation is MKIAITGATGQLGRLIIEKLQTQVGADQIVALVRNPAKAADLGVEVREADYNQPATLDAALAGIDTLLLISSSEVGQRVTQHRNVIAAAKQAGVSRVVYTSVLHADTSALSLAQEHRATEADLKASGLTFTILRNGWYTENYTGSVHGAVAGGAFIGSAREGRISSATRADFADAAVAVLTGPGHDNKTYELAGDESYTLAELAAEISSQTGKDIPYRDLPVGDYAAALTSFGVPEGFAHGIAGWDANAAEGALFDDSRQLSQLIGRPTTPLATAVAAALQ
- a CDS encoding winged helix-turn-helix transcriptional regulator — its product is MKKVSQPPAAPVLTLTDKLQRGDLLSAGCPSRTVLKHITSRWGVLALMVLDGETRRFSELRRQIDGVSERMLAQTLQWLEADGLVKRVAYDVVPPHVEYSLTPLGQQAAQKVRALADWIEVSFPDVLQHWNKAEAATQAVPADLQ